CCCACCGCGACGAGGAGCTGGTCGCCGCTCACGCGCTCGCTCTTGCCGCCTCTCTCGAAGTGGATGATGCGCTGCCCCGACTCCTGCTCGATCTGCGTGAGCTTTGCGCCGCCGATGTATTCCACGCCGTCGCGGGCCATTGCCGCATGCACCACGGCGGCGGCGTCGGCGTCTTCGCGCGGAAGGATCTTCTCGGCGATGTCGAGGATCGTCACCTTCGCGCCGAAGCGGGCGAAGGACTGCGCCATCTCGCACCCGATGGGTCCGGCGCCGATCACCAGAAGGTGTTCGGGCAGCTCGGTGAGTCCGAAGACCGTTTCGTTGGTGAGGTAGTCCACGTCGGCGAGCCCCGGAATCGGCGGTGCGCTGGCGCGCGCGCCCGTGGCGATGACCGCGCGGCGGAAGTTCAGCTTCTGGCCGTCCACTTCGACGGTATTGGGGCCGGTGAAACTGCCCTGTCCCAGAAAGACGTCCACACCCAGGTCAGTGAAGCGCTGCGCGCCGTCGACGTGGGAAATCCCGGCGCGAAGGCGGCGCATGCGCTCCATCGCTGCGGCGAAGTCTCCTTCGCCCGATACGGCCGGGCCGCCGAAGATTTCCTTCGACTCGCGCGCTGCCTTCCAGGAACGCGCCGCGCCGATGACGCCCTTGGAAGGAACGCAGCCCACGTTGAGACAGTCGCCGCCCATGAGATGGCGCTCGACCAGCGCGACCTTCGCGCCAAGGCCCGCCGCGCCCGCCGCGCAGATGAGCCCTGCCGTCCCGGCGCCGACCACCACCAGGTGGTAGCGATCCTTTGCGGTGGGGTTCTGCCAGTCACCTGGATGGACGTTGGCGATCAGGGCGCGGTTGTGCTCGTCATCGGGAAGGAAGCTGATGGGCTCGCTCATGGGGAGTCCTTTCGGAGTTGGAGAAATCCAGGGCGCCGCTCAGGCCACTTCTTCGCCGGCGGCTTCGGAGAGCGCGCGGCGGGCGATGCGGGTGATCAAAACGGTGACGACGAGAGTCGCGACAAGGCCCACGCCGAAGAGGATGTTCGAGGCCATGCTACGCTCTGGTGCCTGACCGCCGGCGAGTGCGGCAAGGTCGCCGATGGCGGCGCCGCCGTAGACGTAGAGCACCGTGCCGGGAATCATGCCCAGGTGGGCAATGACGTAATCGCGCAGGCTCACCTTGGTGAGGCCCAGCGCGTAGTTGAGCAGGTTGAAGGGAAAGGCCGGGGAGAGGCGTAGCAGGAATGCGATCTTCAAACCGTTGTCGCCGATGGCGCGGTCGATGGCGGCAAACTTGGGATCGCCCTCGACCTTTGCCGCGACCCAGCGGCGCGCAAAATGTCGCGCGATCAGGAAGGCCAGCGTCGCGCCCACGGTGGCGCCGACATAGACGACGATCGAGCCCTGCACCACTCCGAAGATGATCCCACCCGCCAGCGTGAGCAGCGAGCCTGGCACGAAGGCGACCGCGGCGAGGGCATAGACGGCGGCAAAGACAGCCGCGCTCCACGCGCCAAAACTCTTGACCCACTCGGCAACGTTGACGAGGTAGCCTGCCGCCTGGCGCCCGCCCAGGACGAGGCCGACAACAACTACCGCCAGGATCACCAGCTTGAGCACCGGGGATCTGGACTCCTGCGGGGCGGCTGGATCGGAGGCGCTTGCGGCCTGTTCGCTCATCTGGTCTCCCTTCGCGCTCTTGCAGGAAGCGCGGTTTTTGCGGTGAAACGAAGCTGTATTGAGACTACCAGAGAAGGGGGCCCGGGTATTCCAGGCTTCTCTGAATTGCAGGTATACTGCAATATATAAAATCAGGCAAGTAAGAGGAGTTCTTCGCCCACCCAGCCGGCCAGGGCCTGCGCCGCGTGCTGGGCTGCAGCCTCGATGTGGTCTTCGGCACCTGCAAAGCTCTCGCAGATCTGCGCGAAGGACGCTCCGGCAAAGAGCTGGCGAAGGCGAGGCTGTTCCTCGGCGCTCACCAGGCGGTGCCAGACCTTGAACTCGCGCCGCCAGACCAGCACGCAGGTCGGGGCAGGGGTGATCTCCGGGACCTCGCCCTCGTCCCAGATGAGCGGGCGCCACAGGTCGGTGACCGGCCACTCCAGATCGATGAGCCGCGCAGCGGGCACGGGGCGGAACGTCAGCTCTGCCCACTGCTCGGGCGCGATGGCCGCGAGATCATCGCTGGTGAGCGGCGTTGCCGCTGCGCGATCGAAGACCTCGTCGCGGGTGCGCTCGAGTGTCGCGAGATCGGCGGCGAAGGGAAAGGGCTCAATGATCGGCGCGTAGGTCTTCAGGAAGTCGGCCACGTGCATGCCCACATCGCGCACCGAAGGTGAGGTCGAGGGATGCGCCACAAGGTAGTCACGGGTGAGCTGGGCGAAGGTTTTGTCGCCGACCAGTGCGAGCAGCCCGCGGTAGTCGTTTCGCAGGATGTCGAGCAGCCGATAGTAATACATGTCGGCGTAGCGCTGGAGGCGGTCGGCCGCGATCTCCGGCGTGGCGCCGCGAATGAGCGCGTTGAGCGGGCCGGTGGCGGGGTTGCCCGCGCGCAGCTCCTCGATGGCACGCGCAACGCCGCCGGGCGCGGTGATCAGGGCGAAGACCTGACGCTGGGTTTCTTCGAGGGAGTTACTCACCGAGAATCCCCGCTTCGATCTTGGCCGCGCGTTTGGATTCGGCGATGAGCTCTTCCCACTCGGGGATTTCCTCGTCCCATTCGATGAGCGCCGGGACTTTCCCGAAGCGCCGCACCGCGCGCTCGTAGAGTTTCCAGACGGGATCGGGCACCGGCCCCACGTGGGAGTCGAGAATCCACCCGTCCTTGGGCGTGTGCCCGGCCAGGTGGAACTGGCCGACCTGTTCGGGCGGGATGGCGTCGATGTAGAGCTCGGGCGAGAAGTCGTGGTTGACCGAGCTCACGTAGATGTTGTTCACGTCGAGCAGAATGCCGCAGTCGGTGCGTTTGGAGATTTCGGCAAGAAATTCCCACTCGGGCATGTCGCTGGTTTCGTAAGTCACGTAGCTCGAAACATTCTCCAGCATGAACTGGCGCCCGAGGCGCTGCTGTACCTGATCGACACGCTCGCACACATGGCGAAGGGTGTCTTCGTTATAGGGAAGGGGCAGCAGGTCGTGGGCGTACTTCCCCTCGATGCCGCCCCAGCACAGATGATCGGAAACCCAGGCCGGTTCGAGCCTTTCGATGAGGGTTTCCAGCCGTTGCAGGTAGCGCTCGTTGAGCGGGTCGGTCCCGCCGATACCCAGCGAGACGCCGTGGCAAACCACTGGGACTGCCGCGCGCATTTTCTCCAGCACGGCCCAGGGGCGACCGCCGGGCTCGATAAAGTTTTCGGAAATGACCTCGAACCAGCTCACCCCGTCCGGATCGTGCTCCAGCAGGTGGCTGTAGTGGACGTTGCGAAGCCCAACGCCGTGTCCGAGATCCTGTCGTTTCCACATGATGCCTGGGTCCTCAAAGGGAGCGGGCGCTCCATCGCCGCTTGCCGGTGGAGCGCCCGCCCGAAGAACTTGATGTGGCGCGCGGTTACTCGAGAACCGTGCCGCCCTTTTCCTTGCACTCGTGCGCGGGGGCCATGATCCAGCCCTTGCCCTTGCATTCATTCTTGCCGTGGCAGGAATGATCGGCGGCGGCGCAGGCGCTTTCGCCCTTGCAGGAGTTGATGCCCTGGCACTTGACCGGTGCGTCGGAATCCTCGAGCGGGGCGACGCCGGAGGCGGCGTGCGCGGTGACGGCCGCGCCGAAAAATCCGGCGGCAGCGGCGGCAATGAGTGCTCCCTTGAGTGGCTTGTTCATCTGTGATCCCTCTCTACGACTGGTTGGTGGTATCACGCGCCTTCACCACGCAGACACCGGGGGTTGATCTTTCTTTGCCTCGGACCGGGATATTTTCCGCACAGGTGGCGGGGGTTTTCAAGCGCCGCCGGCTGTTTGGCCTGAAAGTGAAAGGGGGCTTCAAAAGAAGCCCCCCGGTCACTGCATTTCAGCAAGCTGCGACTCAGGAGTTGCAGCTATTGGCACCCTTGCAGCTGTTGCCCGAGGATTCGCCCTCGGGGGCAGCCTCGGCACCGTTGCAGGAGTTCGCGCCGCTGCAGGAGTTCTCCGGTTTGGCCTCTTCCGTTGCAC
The sequence above is a segment of the Chrysiogenia bacterium genome. Coding sequences within it:
- a CDS encoding mercuric reductase, coding for MSEPISFLPDDEHNRALIANVHPGDWQNPTAKDRYHLVVVGAGTAGLICAAGAAGLGAKVALVERHLMGGDCLNVGCVPSKGVIGAARSWKAARESKEIFGGPAVSGEGDFAAAMERMRRLRAGISHVDGAQRFTDLGVDVFLGQGSFTGPNTVEVDGQKLNFRRAVIATGARASAPPIPGLADVDYLTNETVFGLTELPEHLLVIGAGPIGCEMAQSFARFGAKVTILDIAEKILPREDADAAAVVHAAMARDGVEYIGGAKLTQIEQESGQRIIHFERGGKSERVSGDQLLVAVGRAPNTDGLGLEKAGVAHDKLGVTVDDRLRTTNKKIYACGDICSEYKFTHAADAQARIVIANALFFGRGKASKLVMPWATYTSPEIAHVGLYEEDAIKAGYKVKTLTIGMDDVDRARLDGQAEGFLRLHLKEGTDQILGATLVAEHAGDMIGELALAITHKIGLSKIATTIHPYPTQGEVMKKAADTLNRERLTPTAKKVFEVFFKLFK
- a CDS encoding TVP38/TMEM64 family protein, which translates into the protein MSEQAASASDPAAPQESRSPVLKLVILAVVVVGLVLGGRQAAGYLVNVAEWVKSFGAWSAAVFAAVYALAAVAFVPGSLLTLAGGIIFGVVQGSIVVYVGATVGATLAFLIARHFARRWVAAKVEGDPKFAAIDRAIGDNGLKIAFLLRLSPAFPFNLLNYALGLTKVSLRDYVIAHLGMIPGTVLYVYGGAAIGDLAALAGGQAPERSMASNILFGVGLVATLVVTVLITRIARRALSEAAGEEVA
- a CDS encoding putative DNA-binding domain-containing protein, with amino-acid sequence MSNSLEETQRQVFALITAPGGVARAIEELRAGNPATGPLNALIRGATPEIAADRLQRYADMYYYRLLDILRNDYRGLLALVGDKTFAQLTRDYLVAHPSTSPSVRDVGMHVADFLKTYAPIIEPFPFAADLATLERTRDEVFDRAAATPLTSDDLAAIAPEQWAELTFRPVPAARLIDLEWPVTDLWRPLIWDEGEVPEITPAPTCVLVWRREFKVWHRLVSAEEQPRLRQLFAGASFAQICESFAGAEDHIEAAAQHAAQALAGWVGEELLLLA
- a CDS encoding DUF692 domain-containing protein — translated: MWKRQDLGHGVGLRNVHYSHLLEHDPDGVSWFEVISENFIEPGGRPWAVLEKMRAAVPVVCHGVSLGIGGTDPLNERYLQRLETLIERLEPAWVSDHLCWGGIEGKYAHDLLPLPYNEDTLRHVCERVDQVQQRLGRQFMLENVSSYVTYETSDMPEWEFLAEISKRTDCGILLDVNNIYVSSVNHDFSPELYIDAIPPEQVGQFHLAGHTPKDGWILDSHVGPVPDPVWKLYERAVRRFGKVPALIEWDEEIPEWEELIAESKRAAKIEAGILGE